A section of the Delphinus delphis chromosome 1, mDelDel1.2, whole genome shotgun sequence genome encodes:
- the RABIF gene encoding guanine nucleotide exchange factor MSS4 — MEPAAPPSDLVSAEGRNRKAVLCQRCGSRVLQPGTALFSRRQLCLPPMRKKPALADGGSPEGDLLQDHWLVEDMFTFENVGFTKDVGNIKFLVCADCEIGPIGWHCLDDKNSFYVALERVSHE, encoded by the exons ATGGAGCCCGCGGCGCCGCCGAGCGACCTGGTGTCGGCGGAGGGCCGGAACCGGAAGGCGGTGCTGTGCCAGCGCTGTGGCTCCCGCGTGCTGCAGCCGGGCACGGCGCTCTTCTCCCGCCGGCAG CTCTGCCTCCCGCCCATGAGGAAGAAGCCGGCGCTGGCCGACGGCGGCAGCCCTGAGGGCGACCTTCTGCAGGACCACTGGCTGGTGGAGGACATGTTCACTTTCGAGAACGTGGGCTTCACCAAGGACGTGGGCAACATCAAGTTCCTGGTCTGCGCAGACTGCGAGATCGGCCCCATCGGCTGGCACTGCCTGGACGACAAGAACAGTTTCTATGTGGCCTTGGAACGGGTTTCCCATGAGTGA